From the genome of Mycobacterium dioxanotrophicus, one region includes:
- a CDS encoding site-specific integrase, whose amino-acid sequence MRSQSPPAQGGSLVAWQSATARLLPRMLADRTSGPLFLTARKARSSVAARDVDSSTGRARLSYRRAAEMFEGHTVHYDDGPYTLHQLRHSRLTHAAEDGASMPVLMTLSGQMSVRGLVEYARISDDGLRRFQAESDPAARRPGR is encoded by the coding sequence GTGAGATCACAGTCTCCACCAGCCCAGGGTGGTTCACTCGTCGCGTGGCAGAGCGCTACCGCGCGCCTGTTGCCGCGGATGCTGGCCGACCGCACGAGCGGTCCACTGTTCCTCACCGCCCGAAAAGCCCGATCGTCCGTGGCTGCACGCGATGTCGACTCGTCGACGGGGCGGGCACGGCTGTCTTATCGGCGCGCGGCCGAGATGTTCGAAGGCCACACCGTCCACTACGACGACGGCCCGTACACGCTGCACCAACTACGGCATTCACGGCTGACGCATGCGGCCGAGGATGGCGCGTCGATGCCGGTGTTGATGACGCTGTCGGGTCAGATGTCGGTGCGAGGCCTTGTCGAGTACGCAAGAATCTCCGACGATGGGCTACGGCGCTTTCAGGCCGAGAGCGATCCGGCGGCGCGTCGGCCAGGGCGGTGA